The DNA window gagagagagagagagcgagagcgagagagagagagatcacacacGACTCCAAATCATGTCGAATCTCATCTCCCAGCCGCCGAGCAACAGCGATTACCAGTCAAAACCTTATCTAATTTCCTAGAACTTTCGCTTTCAATTTTCCGCCCTTTACCCATCGCATATCCTTCCTCCCGAATTTTACGGAGGAAAAAATCGTATTTATCTAAGATGAATTGCATTTAATGCTTGAGTATTTCTTCATACTACATTTAAGTAGCGGCTCAGGGTCGCCAGTGTCACAGCCAGTGACCTGGAAGCATGTCTTTAATGGCTCGCAataggtgaagagagagagagtctgtgtgggtgagagagagagagagagagagtgagagacatagAGTGAGAGCGAGGGAAAAAACCGGTGAAGTGGGGTGTGAAGAGCTGTTGCCAGGAGGCCAACGGTATCGGATGCAGTATATAACCTGGAATCTCACCTGTGGTCGTCATAACCTTTGGCTCTCTCGCAGTGAGAACAAGATCACCTGAAGCCATGCGAGTCTTGGTAAGATGGTCGGACTTCGGAGTTTGTTTACCTCCGGTCgctttgctgtttttgttttggtgttcAGTAGATAAATAAGTCCAGTAGTTGTTTGTTGACGTTGCGACTTCTGGTATTCAGTTCTAATTGGGTTTAGGCATTTAGGGAATACTTCAACGTTTGTTTGATATAGATTTGTTatcttcatattcatattttcatattttcatattcaaagtatcttatttcagtgttgttttgatgtgtatatatatgtatgtgtgtgtgtgtgtatatatatatgcatatatatatatatatatatatatatatatatatatatatatatatatatatatatatatatatatatatatatatatatatatatatatatacagatagtaGAGTCTAATCACAATGCAGTCATTTGCATAGATACTTATTTCCAGTTTCTCAGAagcctttgggaaaatatttcaacatttgcACGACAAAAAACCGGGATGCTCATTCTTCTATTCTagattattcaattttattccttGGGGGTATGTTTTATCGAACTTTTTCAAAGTTCAAAAAAGTATTCTAATTcaacattttaaagattttattcgAATAGCAATTCTCTCTTAAAACatgaagtgaataataataaaataataataataataataataataataataataataataataataataataataataataataataataataataataataaggtaataaaGAGTTAGAAACAAAATAATCAAATCCATACGGAGAACTTTCGAGAGCCAGCTCAGGTCTCTCATCATTCTGAAAACTGTCTGAGGTTATCAGACAAATAATGAGAGTTAAGTAAGCTCTCTAAATcggtcatttttaattttgaccTCTTGttgattgataataaaaaaaataaaagaacacaatttTCCCCAGATTTACAGACCTTAATCGGATACTacgtaaaaaaaatgtcatttcaaagtTTCATTTCCCtgtattttcgttatttttgtctttttattgccttttttagaTAATGGAAAATAGCTAGGTTGATGACAAATAATggtattttatcataatttcctgtatttaaaaatttgaagGCCTGAAACTCTAAATTGTAATACGGGAAGAggcttgtacttttttttattacattacttaCTGTAAACACTCGTTACCAAGCAAAAAAAGtagtaaatatatgcataagtgCATGTGCTTATGACCGTGCATGAGTTTTATCAGACACGAATTCAACGAGTATGAAATGTCCCGTGAAGAATTGAAGTACGTTGAACTTACGCCATTACGTGAAGGTCATGTGACCTTTTTCCGGTGAGTGATGTCAACTTTTTGACCTCAGCTTCTCTATACAGTAGTATGGATGAGTTCTTCCGTCACTTCAAGtcgtcttttttgttttctgttaaagaaaaccgttgtgccggcgttgtctgtccgtccgcactttttctgtccccacctcagatcataaaaactactgaggctagaggactacaaattggtatgttgatcatccaccctccagtcatcagacatacgaaattgcagccctctagccctagtagtttttatttttatctaagtttaaatttagccataaacgtgcttctggcaacgatataggataggccaccaccgggacttggctgaaagtttcatgggccgcagctcacacaacattataccgagaccaccgaaagataaatctattttcggtggccttgattatatgctgtacagaaaacttgattgcactgaagaaacctcggcggatttttactttttttttttttttttgctccgcATTTTATTTTGTCACAATGTGATGAGATAAAAGATATATTCATCGcccaattttctgttttgtttattattttcatttcgtgTTTATTCTGTcacctaattttatttttagtgttcctTCTATCATCTTATtgtctttttgtgtttattttatcatcttgttgtctttctgtttttattctgtcaccttatttcctttttgtgttcattctattgttttatttccttcttgcgTTTATTCtatcactttattttcttttttgtttttattcttttttcttttttgtgtttattctttttatttttgtgtttattcttttttctttttgtgtttattctatcatttcattttttgtgtttgttctaTCACTTAATTTTCTTCCATATGTTTATTCTatcatattattcttttattctattacattgttttctttttgtgcttATTCTTTcgccttgttttcttttgtgtccattctattactatttttttcctatCGCTCACCAGATTGTCGTGTTGCTGGTGGCCCTTGCGGCTGCAGAGCAGAAGCGTTCGGCTGACCCGGGATACGGAGGAATTGGCCACGGATTCGGTGGCCATGGCCACGGCTTTGGATTTGGCCACGGTGGGTTTGGACATGGCCTCGGCTTCGGCCACGGTGGGTATGGGCACGGCGGCTTCGGACACGGCGGCTTTGGATTCGGAGGATTCGGACACGGAGTCGGATTTGGCCATGGGTTCGGGCACGGCCATGGAGTCGGATTCGGCCACGGTTTAGGACATGGCCATGGCCTCGGCTATGGCTATGGACACGGCTTCGGACACGGTGgccactctcactctcactctcacactCACATTCATTCTCATGGCCCCGGCCACTACCTCCACAAGCGTGAGGCCGACCCAGAACCTGGCTATGGCCATGGTCACGGATTCGGACACGGATTTGGGCACGGATTCGGTCACGGGCACGGAGGATTCGGATTTGGACACGGATTCGGGCATGGGCATGGATTTGGCCACGGCTATGGCTATGGTCTTGGAGTTGCCCACCATCCTTACCATGGGCTCTCCTACGTGGCCCCGAGACTGCACAGCAACTATGGCCACTCCCACTATGGCCACGGGTATGGTTACGGCCGATAGTTTCGCCAGGTGACAATCAGCTGACCTTCACgaacatgtacagtatttatgattgtgaataaaacgaaatatattcCTTGAAATTAAAGGGAATTTTCTTGACCGTATGTATAGTTATAAAATCAACTTTCTGTACTGACGTACTGTACATATGATCTCTGAGCGTATCgaggaagagtctctctctctctctccttcatatatatatatatatataccatatatatatatatatatatatatatatatatatatatatatatatataatatatatatatatatatatatatatatatacagtatatatatatatatatgtgtgtgtgtgttgtcttttTGTCTGTAGACCCAGTATAGAATTTTTGGTCGTCTAATGTTTCTCTGTGCATCTGTTACAAACACAGATTGTTAAAtagtgtattttcataattaatattgttgtttaaaATACTCACTCTTTTATTTAGTAGCAAGCCACAAAGATAATTAAGTCCCCAAATtaaattaccaaattattaaaaaaattcaagttcgGAGTATTCCAAAATGCACCTAAATTGCTCGGCAATCTTCCATTTAAAGGAAGGTTTCGAATAAGAAGAAACAGTGAAacagtaaaatacatataaaaatgattaacgaAATTCAGCTTTATGTATAGGTATCCCACAGCGTACAGTTTTTTTCCGCTTCGCTGTTACCTGCAACGGTCCTGCGTGACCTCCGACTAGCAAATTCATGCTGGCCAGTGGCATCAAACGGGGCTCCGAGACTCGGCGCTGGGAGTACCCGGCGAGCGACTGGCTGCGTCCACGCGATCGAACTTTGTtcgatgtgacgtcagaagcggagaaacagcgGGCAAAGTTCTGTATAGGTTTTTCCGTATGATTATCgaagtatattatatgtgtgcgtgtgtgtgtgtgtgtgtgtgtgtgtgtttgtacaatcGTTCATCAAAACTTTTACACGACACTATTTTAATGCTTGGATTCGTACCGGCCTTGGCTCCATCATTCCACCTCACGATGTGTTTCATTTGCATGAAACAACGATCATAGTTTTTACGACACTATTTCACAGAGTAactcaatcagtcagtcaattacCTTGACTATGAGTaattaaaatagtaataacaTGCTTTATGTCAGGCTATGGTCATATACAGTCACAGTATGGAAGAAACAATAGACATAATTCATAAAGTACTTTCATTACACAGAGCCACCAACTGTATTAAGAGTAATCACTTTGGCTGTaagtaataatagcagtaatagcATTCTTTTCGTCATTCCTTGTCTATATACAGATACGGTGTGCAGACACAATACAGCATGAAATCATTCTGGATACATAAGTCCAACAActgtattaagaaaaaagttaagtataccttagttttaccagaccactgagctgattaacagcgtaTTAAGAGCAACAAATGCATTTCAGTTACTGTCAAGTACCTCCCCTGTGAGTTAAATGTCTCCGTAACTGAGTTAAGTGAGAGTTGTAATTTTTGTTATGTAATTTATTCCCGAGTCAATGAGatcctcttcccttttttttattttactttattttatcttttggttttgtccGGTGGTTATAGACGACGcagattatatttatgtatttgtataaatataaatataaatatatatatatattatataatatatatatatttatttttatttatttattaatatatatatatatatatatatatatatatatatatatatatatattattatatatatatatatatatatatatatttgtatatatgtatgtatatatttaaatatatatatgtattatatagatagatggatggatggatagatagatgagATATGCACTGTATGTAACTATGTGTGTGTCAGTATGTATGGTTAtgagaagtatgtatgtatgtatgtatacatcaacTTTTCGTTTCGAAAGACTAAGTTCAGAAATGAATCAGTTTTTCTCCAACTCGCCAGTTGCTTTCATTCGACCAAAGGAAAAATAGATTGGAGGAGTGGAGCTACAGTTTCATCTGGCTCTTAAAAGCGAAAAGCTTTGTCCTAACGCGCAGATTTTGGAATTTAATTTCCGTTCGCTGAACCCACcgctatatctctctctctctctctttctctctctctctctctctctctctctctctctctctctcaaaaaaaaaaaaagtgcaatgaaCACGACTAcgtttagattttttatatactctctctctctctctctctctctctctctctctcctctctctcaaaaaaaaaaaaaaaaatgcaatgaacaCGACTAcgtttagatttttatatactctctctctctctctctctctctctctctctctctctctctctctctctctcaaaaaaaaaagtgcaatgaaCACGACTAcgtttagatttttatatactctctctctctctctctctctctctctctctctctcctctctctccctctctctcaaaaaaaaaaaaaaaaatgcaatgaacaCGACTAcgtttagatttttatatactttctctcctccctctctctcctctctctctctctctcaaaaaaaaaaaaaaaaaaatgcaatgaacaCACACGACTAcgtttagatttttatatactctctctctctctctctctctctctctctctctctcaaaaaaaaaaaaaaaaaaatgcaatgaacaCGACTACGTTTAgatttttatactctctctctcctccctcctctctctctccctccctcctcctcctctctctctctctctctctctcaaaaaaaaaaaaaaaaaaaaaaaaatgcaatgaacaCGACTAcgtttagatttttatatactcctctctctctctctctctctctctctctctctctctctctcaaaaaaaaaaaaaaaaaaaaaaatgcaatgaacaCGACTAcgtttagatttttatatactctctctctccctccctctctctctctctctctctctctctctctctctcaaaaaaaaaaaaaaaaaaaaatgaacacgactacgtttagatttttatatactctctctctctctctctctcttctctctctctctctctctctctctcaaaaaaaaaaaaaaaaaaaaatgcaatgaacacaccatgtttagatttttatatacctctctccccctccctctctctctccctcctccctctctctctctctctccctctctccctctctcctccctccctctctctctctctctctctctcctcaaaaaaaaaaaaaaatgcaatgaacaCTATTATcgtttagatttttatataccttctctctctctctctctctctctctctctctctctctctctctctctctctctctctcaaaaaaaaaaaaaaaaaaaaatgaacacgacTGACTACGTTTAGattttatatactctctctctctctctctctctctctctctctctctctctctctaaaaaaaaaaaaagtgcaatgaaCACGACTACGTTTAGATTtcttatatactctctctctctctctctctctctctctctctctctctctctctctctaggggtcTCTCTCTATAGACATGGtttttttgattttatatatcctttcttctctctctctcactcttaagagagagagagagagagagaggattatataACCAAGGCGTGGCCAATGTATACACcctttaagagagagacagagagagggagagcgagacagacagacagagaggattatataaaacaaaagcgTGATGGCACCCTTTGATTTTTAtgtaatgcctctctctctctctctctctctctctctcctcacactgagggacctaaAAACcggaacgaattgtaaggtctgtaaggtgttGGCCCTCTCTCCAGGATTCGTGGTAGCAAAAAAAGGGTTCCTACATTTTCGAAGTTTTGTTCAGCTCGGATTATACGAAAATGGTAGGTTATTGCAATATCCAGATTTGGCACAATTGTTTGGATTAGCTCGAAAGAAGGATATTGCAAGTCTCAGGCTGGggcaaataatgtgtataatcTTTGTAACAAAACATACACATTTTAATTTCAATCTCTTATAACCAGGAGCTATTTTTGAAAAGCTTTCATGGTGCttactttaattaaaaatttgatatatgtatatgtatatatatgcttgtgtatgtgtatgtgtatatgtatatgtatgtatatatatatatatatatatatatatatatatactgtatatatactgtatgtatatgtatatatatatatatatatatatatatatatatatatatatatatatatgcaagtgtatatatgtgtgtgtgtatgtatatatgaaatctgtaaaaaaaactaagtaaGTTTAGCACTTTTTGGCTCcttcaataacaaaataatcaaattagagggaaaaattctaaaatgaaCGCCTGATAAGAAGATTTATCAAGATATCTCAACATTTCTTTCAAGAATTCTTTTCGCTGTAAATTAAATAGCTAATTCTAGATTGTTCATATTATGgagattttgaattattttataaatacacattcTGATCTACAGCTAGCTTTAAAACCAAATTTCACTGATTTAAACAAAAAGTATCTAAAATAATCAACTAAAACGATGATGAAACTAGTGTTAataacctcattattattattattattattattattattattattattattattattattattattattattattattattaactggctATGATATTTATAATACTTAAAACATTCTGTTAATCATTTTGCAATGTATGTCGCATGCCTTAGTGCatgcagtatttatatatacacatgcatatatatatgtatatatgtattatacatatatatatatatatatatatatatatatatatatatatatatatatatatatatatatatatatatatatatatatatatatatataggttatccATCAACGATTCAACAGTCAAAGGATGAATATATCAGTGACCACtgtattgtttaatttttggagGTACCATCGGTTAGGCAAAATCGAAAGTAGTTTAATTGCAGTGACTACGTGTATAAtgcatatttcatataaatcacaccaccatgataaGTTAAgtacttagttttaccagaccactgagctcattaacagctctcctagggctggcccgaaggattacactcattttacgtgactaagaaccaattggttacttagcaacgggacctacagcttattgtggaatccgaaccacattatagcgagaaatgaatttctatcaccagaaataaattcaactcttcatcagccggctggggaaactccgcccatcgagtgacagtccgtgATATTACATGAATGATTATTATAGGGTCTCAATATGAAAAATGCTCTGACGTAATTTTTAAATAGtagaattacaaaataatataaagaacaaaatcaAATCCCAAATTTAAAGAGCAAGTGAAAAATTTTactgttcgatatatatatatatatatatatatatatatatatatatatatatatatatatatatatatatatatataagtatatatatatatacatatataaatttaagcaaAACTACTCAAGTTTAGCACTTTTTGCCTCCTCTGATAACAAAATAATTGAGAGGAAAACACATTTCcaattcaattcaaaacaaaGTTATGAACATATGACAAAAATCTATAATTAGAAATTTAATACATTAACAACCAAGACAATAACACAAAACATACAAGTAATCTAATAAAGAAACAATTAACAATCCCACGCCACCGATACCAAAAAGCAATCCTTCAAATAAGGTTgacgataaagaaaaaataaggagaaatcTTCCGCCAATCTTAGaggatttattttcctcttatctcTGTTAACTCCGGTGACCGGGAAGGAGTCTCTTTTGGGCAAAGGTGTGAAACTTCTATTAAATGGGACAAAAGATCCGAATTTCCCATGGAGCCCAGACGACCGTCGCGAACTCGAATTCTTTCgctccttttctcttctctctctctctctctctctctctctctctctctctctctctacctcttcaGAAATATTTTCGAGGTGCgaatgcttttctttttaattcctttgagatctttgagtctttttatttttctgtgtttcattttctccttgtactttttcctttcctttctttattgcttttttctttgtttttcactaGTTTTTCACTCCTTTGTACtttctttacatatataatatatatatatatatatatatatatatatatgtatgtatataatgtatatatgtttatatataaatgtatatatgatatatttatttatatgtacatacatgtacatatatatatatatatatatatatatatatatatatatatatatatatatatatatatgcacatatatacacaaatatatgcatatacatatttatatatataaatataatatatatatatatatatatatatatatatatatatataaaaaaatatatatatatatatatatatatatatatatatatatatatatatatatacacattacatatatataatatatatacatggtgtgtatgcatatatacatacaagtacatatataagGCATAACTTTTCTATCTCTAAACTTTTCAGAATTCATCAAACTCTTTACAAGTGTTGACAGGCTGAGCTTGCTCCACGCCAGCTGATCTGGTTTGCAAGCGGCTTTGCTGATAAAATCTAAATCACATAAAGTTTTATTCATTAAGGACGCACTCTCgtacaaacacacaagcatatatatgacgaaacctctctctctctctctctctataaactgaTACCCCCACCCTCACAAATTTCATTTAGAGGGGACTGTGTTTACTCTGCATGCTAAATTGCTAGgttactttaattatatatatatatatatgttatatatatatatatatatatatatatatatatatatatatatatatatatatatattgtatatgtgtgtatgtatatatatatgtgtgtgtgtatgcatacttgtgtgtatgtgtattcgtgATTATGTGTACCTGTCCTTATCTCAGTGGTAGGGAACTGAGTTCACTTCCCAAGATCCGTGGTCCGATCCCGGCTTATTGCTTACCTATGGGCACATCTGTGAATGGGTAAGGGTGTGAGCTGGAATCAAGAAATTTGAGTAGGACTCGCAAACGTATCCTAAAGACTTTATGAGAGGAAGGACACTCTACTGTTCTAACGACACCGCCTCTAAAGGGAAAattgtatggtgtgtgtgtgtgttcgtctgtttaatatatatatatatatatatatatatatatatatatatatatatatatatatatatatatatatatatgtgctgtatgtatgcatttatgtatgtatatgtatatatatatggatatatatgcagtatacatatgtatatatatacataaatgtgtatatattcatatagatagaTTTAGACAGATATGTGTGTCTGTGGAAATGTAAAATGCAACTTTTTCAGTAtgagcaaatgaaaattaatacaaactGGCTCTAGATTCAAGGCTTATCTGGAAATGACAATACTATCTAGGTAGTATTCAGCACAAACTAAAGTCACTTTATTCTCCATTCCAGGTTTGCCTGCTGCCGGAATCTAAATTACCTCAAAATATCagagaataaacaaaagtcaAGCAAATAAtacagaatgaaacaaaaaaagagatTGCTCTTCATGTCATTTCAAAACTGACTACACAATATCCCTCAGACCAACGTTGCTGACAGATATCTAAAATTGCctcaaaatatcagtaataaacaaatttcaagctaataatacaaaacaaacaaagacgTAAAAATGcgcaaatcgagttttctgtacagcgtataatgctgtatggaactctcagccacgacccatgaaactctcagtcgcggcctatgaaactttcagccacagcccgtcggtggcctgtgttgttggcacatatagcggtgccagacgcacgatcatgctaactttaaccttaaataaaaataaaacttcctgaggctagagggctgtaatttggtatgtatgatgattggagggtggatgatcaacataccaatttgcagccctgtagcctcagtagtttttcagatctgaggacggacggacagacaaaaaaaaaaagccacctcactagttttcttttacagaaaactaaaaagaagattACTCTTCATGCAAACAAATTCAGAGACAAATCCAGCCACGTCCTCCAGAAGGaccgtgtgtgagagagagaaacgactttATTTCCCTTATCTCTATGAAACCTGCTCCTGACGAAGGGACTCTTCCTACCCCCGAAGTATAACTTTAATTAAATGTGACACGGCGTAGCGTTCCTCTAGGAttagaaacaggaaaaaaagtttcctttcttCATCGTCCGTTTTCTTTGCGACCTCTTTCATACTCCATTCCCTGGAGGAATCTCCTTGAAAGAATGTTggcttcactctctctctcctctctctctctctctctctctctctcttctctctctctctcccacacacaaacacacgcacagaaaGAATACCTAGCGTATCAAAACGCAGCGGTTTCCATATCGCATTATTcaggtatatgcatatatacgttttatatttgtatattctcaTGTCTATGGAATTCTCACGTACAATCGTAAAAGACAGTCATgcacctgttatatatatatatatatatatatatatatatatatattatatatatatatatatatatatatatatgtatgataaatatatatatatatatatatatatatatatttataaatatataaatatatacaaatatgtatacatgtgtatacatataatatatatatatatatatgtatgtgtatgtgtataaagcATGTGTTATACtatgcatgtgcatgtatataacaGTATGCAACCACTTCTATCCCTATGGCATTTTGACGAGAAAAAATCAATAGACACGCTTTATATCAGCTGCAGAATCTACTAAC is part of the Macrobrachium rosenbergii isolate ZJJX-2024 chromosome 9, ASM4041242v1, whole genome shotgun sequence genome and encodes:
- the LOC136842084 gene encoding keratin-associated protein 19-2-like, giving the protein MRVLIVVLLVALAAAEQKRSADPGYGGIGHGFGGHGHGFGFGHGGFGHGLGFGHGGYGHGGFGHGGFGFGGFGHGVGFGHGFGHGHGVGFGHGLGHGHGLGYGYGHGFGHGGHSHSHSHTHIHSHGPGHYLHKREADPEPGYGHGHGFGHGFGHGFGHGHGGFGFGHGFGHGHGFGHGYGYGLGVAHHPYHGLSYVAPRLHSNYGHSHYGHGYGYGR